A window of the Streptomyces albireticuli genome harbors these coding sequences:
- the rox gene encoding rifampin monooxygenase gives MIDVIVVGGGPTGLMLACELRLAGVRVVVLERSTEPTTNSRGRGLHTRSVEVMDQRGLLNRFLAVSEKFQVGGFFGGIYKPWPDRLDTAHPYGLTTPQPVTERLLDERARELGAEIRRGHEVVGLSQDEDGVTVESASGGAPGGEGVAGGGGTRLRARYLVGCDGGRSVVRKLLGVGFPGEPSRVETLLGDMAVTAEPETIAAVVAEVRKVQLRFGAIPLGDGVYRIVVPAEGVADRTAPTTLDEFRRQLRTHAGTDFGVHSPRWLSRFGDATRQAERYRVGRVMLAGDAAHIHPPTGGQGLNLGVQDAFNLGWKLAAEVNGWAPEGLLDTYHAERHPVGARVLANTRAQITLLGTDPGATALRELLSELLDFEEANRYVTAMITAVGVRYDFGEGHELLGRRLRDVQLKRGRLYELMHGGRGLLLDQAGRLSVEGWADRVDHVVDVSEELDVPAVLLRPDGHVAWAGEDQAELLGELPKWFGAATG, from the coding sequence ATGATTGACGTGATCGTGGTCGGTGGCGGACCGACCGGATTGATGCTGGCCTGCGAACTGCGACTGGCCGGAGTGCGCGTGGTCGTCCTGGAGAGGTCGACCGAGCCGACCACGAACTCCCGTGGGCGCGGCCTGCACACGCGCAGCGTCGAGGTGATGGACCAGCGCGGCCTGCTGAACCGGTTTCTCGCGGTCAGTGAGAAGTTCCAGGTCGGCGGCTTCTTCGGCGGCATCTACAAGCCGTGGCCGGACCGGCTGGACACGGCGCACCCGTATGGCCTCACCACGCCGCAGCCGGTCACCGAGCGGTTGCTCGACGAGCGTGCCCGCGAACTCGGTGCGGAGATCCGGCGCGGCCACGAGGTGGTCGGGCTGAGCCAGGACGAGGACGGGGTGACCGTCGAGTCGGCGAGTGGGGGTGCCCCAGGCGGCGAGGGCGTGGCCGGCGGGGGAGGTACGCGGCTGCGCGCGCGGTATCTCGTCGGGTGCGACGGCGGCCGCAGCGTGGTGCGGAAGCTGCTCGGTGTCGGCTTCCCCGGTGAGCCCTCCAGGGTCGAGACGCTGCTGGGCGACATGGCGGTGACCGCGGAACCGGAGACGATCGCCGCCGTCGTCGCGGAGGTCCGCAAGGTCCAGCTGCGGTTCGGCGCCATCCCGCTCGGGGACGGGGTGTACCGCATCGTCGTGCCCGCCGAGGGCGTGGCCGACCGTACGGCCCCGACGACCCTCGACGAGTTCAGGCGGCAGCTGCGGACGCACGCGGGCACCGATTTCGGCGTGCACTCGCCGCGCTGGCTGTCCCGGTTCGGCGATGCCACCCGGCAGGCCGAGCGCTACCGGGTCGGCCGGGTGATGCTGGCCGGAGACGCGGCGCACATCCACCCGCCGACCGGCGGCCAGGGGCTCAACCTCGGTGTGCAGGACGCGTTCAACCTCGGCTGGAAGCTGGCCGCCGAGGTCAACGGCTGGGCACCGGAGGGCCTGCTGGACACCTACCACGCCGAGCGGCACCCGGTGGGCGCCCGCGTGCTGGCCAACACCCGCGCGCAGATCACGCTGCTGGGGACCGATCCGGGCGCGACCGCCCTTCGCGAGCTGCTCTCGGAGCTGCTGGACTTCGAGGAGGCGAACCGGTACGTGACCGCGATGATCACCGCGGTCGGGGTCCGCTACGACTTCGGCGAGGGCCACGAACTGCTCGGCCGCCGCCTGCGGGACGTCCAGCTGAAGCGGGGCCGTCTCTACGAGCTGATGCACGGCGGCCGCGGCCTGCTGCTCGACCAGGCCGGCCGGCTCTCGGTGGAGGGCTGGGCGGACCGGGTCGACCACGTCGTCGACGTCAGCGAGGAACTGGACGTACCCGCGGTGCTGCTGCGGCCCGACGGCCACGTGGCCTGGGCGGGCGAGGACCAGGCGGAGCTGCTGGGCGAGCTGCCGAAGTGGTTCGGCGCCGCCACCGGCTGA
- a CDS encoding glycosyltransferase — MRFLLSTIGSRGEVQPVVALAVRLREMGHGAVVCAPPDFREWAESLGVAYVPVGPELRGTARRGAGAVPTAEQRLRMVEGTVTAQFEAVRAASEGCDAVVAGGALAVAARSVAERRGIGYAYAAFAPVSLPSAHHAPPVFRMLGQQPAAGPVDNRALWAEDAERWNSLWGPALNARRAAAGLPPVEDVRGHIFTGAPWLAADAALAPWPEPSELEVVRTGAWLLADDRPLSPGLERFLDAGEPPVYFGFGSGRVPEGLTGLVIDAARALGRRVILSRGWADLSLVDDAPDCLLTGEVNQQALFPRLAAAVHHGGAGTTTAAAMSGTPQVIAPQNFDQFYFADRVERLGIGTHLRGEPTAGSLTAALHRALDAEVVGAARAVAGRVRTDGATVAARRLIGTR; from the coding sequence ATGCGTTTTCTGTTGTCCACCATCGGGTCGCGGGGCGAGGTCCAGCCGGTCGTCGCGCTGGCGGTCCGGTTGCGGGAGATGGGGCACGGCGCCGTGGTGTGCGCGCCGCCGGACTTCCGTGAATGGGCCGAATCCCTCGGGGTCGCCTACGTGCCCGTCGGACCCGAGCTGCGCGGGACCGCGAGGCGGGGCGCCGGAGCCGTCCCGACGGCCGAGCAGCGGCTGCGGATGGTCGAAGGCACGGTCACGGCGCAGTTCGAGGCGGTCCGCGCCGCTTCCGAGGGCTGTGACGCCGTCGTGGCGGGCGGCGCGCTGGCCGTCGCCGCCCGCTCGGTGGCCGAGCGGCGGGGCATCGGCTATGCCTACGCAGCCTTCGCCCCGGTCTCACTGCCGTCCGCCCACCACGCGCCGCCCGTCTTCAGGATGCTCGGGCAGCAGCCCGCGGCCGGGCCGGTCGACAACCGCGCGCTCTGGGCCGAGGACGCCGAACGCTGGAACTCCCTGTGGGGCCCGGCTCTCAACGCCCGGCGCGCGGCCGCCGGCCTGCCGCCGGTCGAGGACGTACGCGGCCACATCTTCACCGGCGCCCCGTGGCTGGCGGCCGACGCGGCGCTGGCCCCCTGGCCGGAGCCGTCCGAGCTGGAGGTGGTCCGGACCGGGGCCTGGCTGCTGGCGGACGACCGGCCGCTGTCCCCCGGGCTGGAGAGGTTCCTGGACGCGGGTGAGCCGCCCGTCTACTTCGGCTTCGGCAGCGGTCGCGTGCCCGAGGGCCTGACCGGGCTGGTGATCGACGCGGCCCGCGCGCTCGGCCGGCGCGTGATCCTGTCGCGGGGCTGGGCCGATCTGTCCCTCGTGGACGACGCCCCCGACTGCCTGCTGACCGGCGAGGTCAACCAGCAGGCGCTGTTCCCGCGACTCGCGGCGGCCGTGCACCACGGCGGCGCCGGCACCACGACCGCCGCCGCGATGTCCGGGACGCCGCAGGTGATCGCCCCGCAGAACTTCGACCAGTTCTACTTCGCCGACCGCGTCGAACGGCTCGGCATCGGCACCCATCTGCGCGGCGAACCCACCGCCGGCTCACTGACGGCCGCTCTCCACCGGGCCCTCGACGCCGAGGTGGTGGGCGCGGCCCGCGCCGTCGCCGGGCGCGTACGCACCGATGGGGCCACGGTCGCCGCCCGGCGGCTCATCGGGACCCGGTGA
- a CDS encoding acyl-CoA dehydrogenase family protein, protein MADPLLFNPRTYDPAHFDPETRRLLRATVDWFENRGKRKLIEDYRSRAWLADFLAFSAKEGLFATFLTPASAADGHEDKRWDTARIAALNEIFGFYGLDYWYAWQVTVLGLGPVWQSDNAAARARAAELLTQGEVFAFGLSEKTHGADIYSTDMLLEPDGDGGFRASGSKYYIGNGNAAGLVSVFGRRTDVEGPDGYVFFAADSRHPAYHLVKNVVDSSKYVSEFRLENYPVAPEDVLHTGRAAFDAALNTVNVGKFNLCTASIGICEHAMYEAVTHAHNRVLYGRPVTAFPHVRRELTDAYVRLVGMKLFSDRAVDYFRSAGPDDRRYLLFNPMTKMKVTTEGEKVIDLMWDVIAAKGFEKDTYFAQAATEIRGLPKLEGTVHVNLALILKFMGNHLLNPAEYAPVPTRLDAADDDFLFRQGPARGLGAIRFHDWRAAFEPYAQVPNVGRFREQADALCEFVTTAAPDEEQSRDLDLLLAVGQLFALVVHSQLILEQAHLTGLDEDVLDELFAVLVRDFSAHAVELHGKDSATADQQRWALGAVRRPVVDDSRSARVWERVAALSGTYEMAP, encoded by the coding sequence ATGGCTGACCCGCTGCTGTTCAACCCGCGCACGTACGACCCGGCGCACTTCGACCCCGAGACCCGCAGGCTGCTGCGCGCCACCGTCGACTGGTTCGAGAACCGCGGCAAGCGCAAGCTGATCGAGGACTACCGCTCCCGCGCCTGGCTCGCGGACTTCCTCGCCTTCTCGGCCAAGGAGGGCCTGTTCGCGACCTTCCTCACCCCGGCGTCCGCCGCCGACGGGCACGAGGACAAGCGCTGGGACACCGCCCGCATAGCCGCCCTCAACGAGATCTTCGGCTTCTACGGGCTCGACTACTGGTACGCCTGGCAGGTCACCGTCCTCGGCCTCGGCCCGGTCTGGCAGAGCGACAACGCCGCCGCCCGCGCCCGCGCCGCCGAACTCCTCACCCAGGGCGAGGTGTTCGCCTTCGGCCTGTCCGAGAAGACCCACGGCGCCGACATCTACTCCACCGACATGCTGCTGGAGCCGGACGGCGACGGCGGCTTCCGGGCCAGTGGCTCCAAGTACTACATCGGCAACGGCAACGCCGCCGGCCTCGTCTCCGTCTTCGGCCGCCGCACCGACGTCGAGGGCCCCGACGGCTACGTCTTCTTCGCCGCCGACAGCCGCCACCCGGCGTACCACCTGGTCAAGAACGTCGTCGACTCGTCGAAGTACGTCAGCGAGTTCCGCCTGGAGAACTACCCGGTCGCGCCCGAGGACGTCCTGCACACCGGCCGCGCCGCCTTCGACGCCGCCCTCAACACCGTCAACGTCGGCAAGTTCAACCTCTGCACCGCCTCGATCGGCATCTGCGAGCACGCGATGTACGAGGCCGTCACCCACGCGCACAACCGCGTCCTCTACGGCCGCCCCGTCACCGCCTTCCCGCACGTGCGCCGTGAGCTGACCGACGCCTACGTCCGCCTGGTCGGCATGAAGCTCTTCAGCGACCGCGCCGTCGACTACTTCCGCTCCGCCGGCCCCGACGACCGCCGCTACCTCCTCTTCAACCCCATGACGAAGATGAAGGTGACCACGGAGGGCGAGAAGGTCATCGACCTGATGTGGGACGTCATCGCGGCCAAGGGCTTCGAGAAGGACACCTACTTCGCCCAGGCCGCCACCGAGATCCGGGGCCTGCCGAAGCTGGAGGGCACCGTCCACGTCAACCTCGCGCTGATCCTCAAGTTCATGGGCAACCACCTGCTGAACCCGGCGGAGTACGCGCCCGTGCCGACCCGCCTCGACGCGGCCGACGACGACTTCCTCTTCCGCCAGGGGCCGGCCCGCGGCCTCGGCGCCATCCGCTTCCACGACTGGCGCGCCGCCTTCGAGCCGTACGCCCAGGTGCCCAACGTCGGCCGCTTCCGGGAGCAGGCGGACGCGCTGTGCGAGTTCGTCACCACCGCCGCCCCCGACGAGGAGCAGAGCCGTGACCTGGATCTGCTGCTCGCCGTCGGCCAGCTGTTCGCGCTGGTCGTGCACAGCCAGCTGATCCTGGAGCAGGCGCACCTGACCGGCCTCGACGAGGACGTCCTCGACGAGCTGTTCGCCGTCCTCGTCCGCGACTTCTCCGCGCACGCCGTCGAGCTGCACGGCAAGGACTCCGCCACCGCCGACCAGCAGCGCTGGGCGCTGGGCGCGGTCCGTCGCCCGGTCGTCGACGACAGCCGCTCGGCACGCGTCTGGGAGCGCGTCGCGGCGCTGTCCGGGACGTACGAGATGGCGCCGTAG
- the nadE gene encoding ammonia-dependent NAD(+) synthetase codes for MSESASIALQQEIARDLQVAETFEPEREIERRVAFLAERLTSTGLRSLVLGISGGVDSTTAGRLCQLAVERARAAGHEARFYAMRLPYGTQADEHDAQLALSFIRADHLLTVDIKPASDAALDASVAAGVGFRDAHHQDFVHGNIKARQRMIAQYAVAGAHDGLVVGTDHAAEAVSGFFTKFGDGAADLVPLTGLTKRRVRAVADALGAPAELVWKTPTADLETLDPGKADEDALGVTYDDIDDFLEGKPVDERAFETIVRRYRLTDHKRQLPIAP; via the coding sequence GTGAGCGAGTCGGCGTCCATCGCCCTTCAGCAGGAGATCGCCCGGGATCTCCAGGTCGCCGAGACCTTCGAGCCCGAGCGGGAGATCGAGCGCCGGGTGGCCTTCCTCGCCGAGCGGCTGACCTCCACCGGTCTGCGCTCCCTGGTGCTCGGCATCAGCGGCGGCGTCGACTCCACCACCGCCGGCCGGCTGTGCCAGCTCGCCGTCGAGCGGGCCCGGGCCGCCGGGCACGAGGCGCGGTTCTACGCGATGCGGCTGCCCTACGGGACCCAGGCCGACGAGCACGACGCCCAGCTCGCGCTCTCCTTCATCCGGGCCGACCACCTGCTGACCGTGGACATCAAGCCCGCGAGCGACGCCGCGCTCGATGCCTCGGTGGCCGCCGGCGTCGGCTTCCGCGACGCCCACCACCAGGACTTCGTGCACGGCAACATCAAGGCCCGGCAGCGCATGATCGCCCAGTACGCGGTGGCCGGCGCGCACGACGGCCTGGTCGTCGGCACCGACCACGCCGCCGAGGCGGTCTCCGGCTTCTTCACCAAGTTCGGTGACGGCGCCGCCGACCTCGTCCCGCTGACCGGCCTGACCAAGCGCCGGGTGCGCGCCGTCGCGGACGCCCTGGGCGCCCCCGCCGAGCTGGTGTGGAAGACCCCGACGGCCGACCTGGAGACCCTCGACCCGGGCAAGGCCGACGAGGACGCGCTCGGGGTCACGTACGACGACATCGACGACTTCCTGGAGGGCAAGCCGGTGGACGAGCGCGCCTTCGAGACGATCGTCCGCCGCTACCGCCTCACCGACCACAAGCGTCAGCTGCCCATCGCTCCGTAG
- a CDS encoding VOC family protein, translated as MGGISGAHIIFFTQDAEADRAFLRDVLGFPAVDAGGGWLVFRLPPAEVAVHPTESVPKHELYLMCDDIASLLGDLDARGVEITRPPTDQGWGVLAAIRLPSGAELPLYEPRHPTALAL; from the coding sequence ATGGGCGGCATCAGCGGAGCGCACATCATCTTCTTCACCCAGGACGCCGAGGCCGACAGGGCCTTCCTCCGTGACGTCCTCGGCTTCCCGGCCGTCGACGCCGGAGGCGGCTGGCTCGTCTTCAGGCTGCCGCCCGCGGAAGTGGCCGTGCACCCGACCGAGAGCGTGCCCAAGCACGAGCTGTATCTGATGTGCGACGACATCGCCTCCCTGCTCGGCGACCTCGACGCGCGGGGCGTCGAGATCACCCGGCCGCCCACCGACCAGGGATGGGGCGTGCTCGCGGCGATCCGCCTCCCGAGCGGCGCCGAACTCCCCCTCTACGAGCCACGGCACCCCACGGCGCTCGCCCTCTGA
- a CDS encoding glyoxalase: MNQRNPAYDFQGLHHVQLSIPPGAEDLCREFWAGVLGMAELEKPPVPAARGGCWFRGGGLEVHLGVEDDFRPNKKARPGILVNSLHALAQRLTDRGVSVTWDDDFPGHHRFYALDKLGNRLEFLEPASDDRPAGRPGTGRTGDK; the protein is encoded by the coding sequence GTGAATCAGCGTAATCCCGCATACGACTTCCAGGGCCTGCACCATGTACAGCTTTCGATCCCGCCGGGGGCCGAAGATCTTTGCCGTGAGTTCTGGGCGGGCGTTCTCGGTATGGCCGAGCTGGAGAAGCCGCCGGTGCCGGCGGCCCGCGGCGGCTGCTGGTTCCGTGGGGGCGGCCTGGAGGTCCATCTCGGCGTCGAGGACGACTTCCGCCCGAACAAGAAGGCCCGTCCGGGAATCCTGGTGAATTCACTGCACGCGCTCGCCCAGCGGTTGACCGACCGTGGGGTGAGCGTCACTTGGGACGACGACTTCCCCGGGCACCACCGCTTCTACGCCCTCGACAAACTGGGCAACCGGCTCGAGTTCCTGGAGCCCGCCTCCGACGACCGGCCGGCCGGCCGGCCGGGCACGGGGCGCACGGGCGATAAGTAA
- a CDS encoding PadR family transcriptional regulator encodes MALEHAILVSLLEKPGSGYELARRFERSIGYFWTATHQQIYRVLKRMEGDGWIDVREVPQQGRPDKKEYSVAGLGRTVLSGWLHEPIEPESVRHDLAVKIRGAAFDDPAALISEVERHHRAHADRLTHYLAGQLRDFTGPQAPAAQDAGQELQHAVLRGGIAYERMMLAWLDDVLATLHRLRPER; translated from the coding sequence ATGGCCCTCGAGCACGCGATCCTCGTCTCCCTGCTGGAGAAGCCGGGCTCCGGCTATGAGCTGGCCCGGCGCTTCGAGCGGTCCATCGGCTACTTCTGGACCGCCACCCACCAGCAGATCTACCGCGTCCTCAAGCGCATGGAGGGCGACGGCTGGATCGACGTCCGCGAGGTGCCGCAGCAGGGCCGGCCGGACAAGAAGGAGTACTCCGTCGCCGGTCTCGGCCGGACCGTCCTCTCCGGGTGGCTCCACGAACCGATCGAACCCGAGAGCGTCCGGCACGACCTCGCCGTGAAGATCCGCGGCGCGGCCTTCGACGACCCCGCCGCGCTGATCAGCGAGGTCGAACGGCACCACCGGGCACACGCCGACCGGCTCACGCACTACCTCGCGGGGCAGCTGCGCGACTTCACCGGCCCCCAGGCCCCCGCGGCACAGGACGCCGGGCAGGAGCTCCAGCACGCCGTCCTGCGCGGCGGCATCGCGTACGAGCGGATGATGCTCGCCTGGCTCGACGACGTACTCGCCACGCTCCACCGCCTCCGGCCGGAGCGGTGA
- a CDS encoding multidrug effflux MFS transporter, producing the protein MPVMTAALVLLAFVMPLATDMYLPAFPQMTGDLHTDASGVQLTLTAFLIGMGLGQLVLGPLSDRFGRRAPILIGGLACVVATAFCALAPSLGWLVVLRFLQGFSGAAGVVVGRAVISDVAKGDKAAKLLGVLMTLMGIAPVVAPVVGGAVIEAGDWRDVFWVLSAASLLALVAAAFAVPESLPPERRHRGGIAATARTAREVLGNRPYLGYTLCFGMALAVLFCYLGGASFLFQNLLGLSVGRTSAAFASVGIVSVLAGVAVTRLVGRFSPRSLLRAGLVTMPVCSAALCALALAGRLNLVVVLVLLYAAFAGISLASINAAALALERVPEAAGTGSAVLGTAQSLLSAVAAPLVGVGGAHTAVPMFAGMTVAALLALGALRLTGTASRSAR; encoded by the coding sequence ATGCCTGTGATGACAGCAGCCCTGGTGCTGCTCGCGTTCGTGATGCCGCTGGCCACGGACATGTACCTGCCCGCCTTCCCGCAGATGACGGGCGATCTGCACACCGACGCCTCAGGCGTCCAGCTCACCCTGACCGCCTTCCTCATAGGAATGGGCCTGGGGCAGCTCGTCCTCGGCCCGCTCTCCGATCGCTTCGGGCGCCGCGCTCCCATCCTCATCGGTGGCCTCGCCTGCGTCGTGGCCACCGCCTTCTGCGCGCTGGCCCCCTCCCTCGGCTGGCTGGTCGTCCTGCGCTTCCTCCAAGGGTTCAGCGGTGCCGCGGGCGTGGTCGTCGGCCGCGCCGTGATCTCCGATGTGGCCAAGGGGGACAAGGCCGCCAAGCTGCTCGGGGTCCTGATGACCCTCATGGGCATCGCCCCGGTCGTCGCGCCCGTCGTGGGCGGCGCCGTGATCGAGGCCGGCGACTGGCGCGACGTCTTCTGGGTCCTGTCGGCCGCGTCGCTCCTGGCCCTGGTGGCCGCGGCCTTCGCCGTACCCGAGAGCCTGCCGCCCGAGCGGCGCCACCGCGGCGGCATCGCGGCCACCGCGCGCACCGCGCGCGAGGTCCTGGGCAACCGCCCCTACCTCGGCTACACCCTCTGCTTCGGCATGGCCCTGGCCGTCCTCTTCTGCTACCTCGGCGGCGCCTCCTTCCTCTTCCAGAACCTCCTCGGCCTGAGCGTCGGCCGGACCTCGGCGGCCTTCGCCTCCGTCGGCATCGTCAGCGTCCTGGCCGGTGTCGCCGTCACCAGACTCGTCGGCCGCTTCAGCCCCAGGTCACTGCTGCGCGCCGGCCTGGTCACGATGCCGGTCTGCTCCGCCGCCCTGTGCGCGCTGGCCCTGGCCGGCCGGCTGAACCTGGTCGTGGTCCTGGTCCTGCTCTACGCCGCCTTCGCCGGCATCAGCCTGGCCAGCATCAACGCGGCCGCGCTCGCGCTGGAACGCGTCCCCGAGGCCGCCGGCACCGGCTCCGCCGTCCTCGGCACCGCCCAGAGCCTGCTCAGCGCGGTGGCCGCCCCGCTGGTCGGCGTCGGGGGCGCGCACACGGCCGTCCCGATGTTCGCGGGCATGACCGTCGCCGCCCTGCTCGCCCTGGGCGCCCTGCGCCTGACCGGCACCGCCTCCCGAAGCGCGCGCTAG
- a CDS encoding macro domain-containing protein, protein MDLKIEYVHGDATRPQGTGRKIIAHVCNDVGGWGAGFVLALSQRWPEPEASYRRWYRERATSGFALGQVRLVEVEDDLWVANIVGQHGIRTRAGGGTAPVRYEAIGTALDALGARAAVLGASVHMPRIGCGLAGGHWDSVEPLVTRHLTRRGIPTAVYDRA, encoded by the coding sequence ATGGACCTGAAGATCGAATACGTGCACGGTGACGCGACCCGGCCGCAGGGGACGGGCCGCAAGATCATCGCCCATGTCTGCAACGACGTCGGCGGCTGGGGAGCGGGATTCGTCCTGGCGCTGTCCCAGCGGTGGCCGGAGCCCGAGGCCTCCTACCGCCGCTGGTACCGCGAACGCGCCACCAGCGGCTTCGCCCTCGGTCAGGTGCGGCTCGTCGAGGTCGAGGATGACCTGTGGGTGGCCAACATCGTGGGGCAGCACGGGATCCGTACCCGCGCCGGAGGCGGCACGGCGCCCGTGCGGTACGAGGCGATCGGCACCGCGTTGGACGCCCTCGGAGCACGGGCGGCGGTCCTCGGCGCCTCGGTCCACATGCCCCGCATCGGCTGCGGGCTCGCCGGCGGCCACTGGGACAGCGTCGAACCGCTCGTCACCCGGCACCTCACCCGGCGCGGGATACCGACCGCCGTCTACGACCGCGCGTAG
- a CDS encoding TolB family protein — MNGGAGGRWRRRGGCVLAAVALAGAAVPARADTEGDGTVQVSVGLDGARPDGWSEPLGLSADGRYGLFSSLASNLVPGDTNRLYDVFVRDLRTRRTERVSLADDGAQLNGSTSEAAISGDGRYVAFGSDAAGVVPGQPATGGSNIFVRDRRTGRTELVTAGDPAGGDRAGSSRAPALSWDGRYVAYSSDRRDLVPGAKPGPGRNIYVTDRVKGTTRLVTAGPDGSPADGESHEPSISADGTVIGFRSKAANLLSRDRAPAVRPPGTAGARPSSAALAGSKPPPPRRMFPFYVYDARTGRIQGAGVDPAGVLRDAAPDANLSPDGRYALFRIFEPGYGTDPDAAHKELYVRDLRRGTVTKVATPLPGTETVLDSFRATMTADDRAVFFASDADNLVPGDTNRVPDIFRRDLRTGRIDRVATAGDDPQASRPASDPFVDALGTTVLFGGTGDVLARRLPPM, encoded by the coding sequence ATGAACGGCGGGGCCGGAGGGCGCTGGCGCAGACGCGGGGGCTGCGTTCTCGCGGCCGTCGCCCTGGCGGGTGCGGCCGTACCGGCGCGGGCGGACACGGAGGGGGACGGCACCGTCCAGGTGAGCGTCGGCCTCGACGGCGCGCGGCCCGACGGCTGGTCGGAGCCGCTCGGGCTGAGCGCGGACGGCAGATACGGCCTTTTCTCGTCCCTGGCGTCCAACCTCGTGCCGGGCGACACCAACCGCCTGTACGACGTGTTCGTGCGGGACTTACGCACCCGGCGCACCGAGCGGGTCAGCCTCGCCGACGACGGCGCGCAGCTGAACGGGTCCACGAGCGAGGCGGCGATCAGCGGCGACGGCCGGTACGTGGCGTTCGGCTCCGACGCCGCCGGCGTCGTGCCGGGGCAGCCGGCGACCGGCGGGTCGAACATCTTCGTCCGGGACCGCCGGACCGGACGCACCGAGCTCGTCACCGCGGGCGACCCGGCCGGGGGCGACAGGGCCGGGAGTTCCCGAGCCCCCGCCCTCAGCTGGGACGGCCGGTACGTGGCGTACTCCTCCGACAGGCGCGACCTGGTGCCCGGGGCGAAGCCCGGTCCGGGCCGGAACATCTACGTCACCGACCGCGTCAAGGGGACCACCCGGCTGGTCACGGCCGGCCCCGACGGGTCCCCCGCCGACGGCGAGTCCCACGAGCCCTCGATCAGCGCGGACGGCACGGTCATCGGCTTCCGCTCGAAGGCGGCCAACCTGCTGTCCCGGGACCGGGCCCCCGCCGTGCGGCCGCCCGGGACGGCCGGCGCGCGGCCCTCGTCCGCCGCCCTCGCCGGTTCGAAGCCCCCTCCGCCGCGCCGTATGTTCCCCTTCTACGTGTACGACGCGCGCACCGGCCGGATCCAGGGCGCCGGCGTCGACCCCGCCGGTGTGCTGCGCGACGCGGCCCCGGACGCGAACCTGAGTCCTGACGGACGGTACGCCCTGTTCAGGATCTTCGAGCCCGGTTACGGGACGGACCCGGACGCCGCGCACAAGGAGCTCTACGTCCGCGATCTGCGGCGGGGGACGGTCACGAAGGTGGCCACTCCGCTGCCCGGCACCGAGACCGTCCTCGATTCCTTCCGCGCCACCATGACGGCCGACGACCGGGCGGTGTTCTTCGCCTCGGACGCCGACAACCTGGTCCCCGGTGACACCAACCGCGTCCCGGACATCTTCCGGCGCGATCTGCGGACCGGCCGGATCGACCGCGTCGCCACGGCCGGGGACGACCCGCAGGCCTCCCGGCCCGCCTCCGACCCGTTCGTCGACGCTCTCGGCACGACCGTGCTCTTCGGCGGAACGGGCGACGTCCTCGCCCGCAGGCTGCCGCCCATGTGA